Part of the Candidatus Didemnitutus sp. genome, GGGGCTGACGGCGAAGCGCATCCATCAGGACCTGCGTGAGCGGGGCTTCGCCGGCGGCTACAGTGCGGTCAAGCTGTTCGTCTCGCGGCTGCGGCTGACGGTCGAGTTGCCGCACCGGCGGATGGAGTGCGAGCCGGGCGCGGAGATGCAGTTTGATTTTGGCCAAGGGGCGTGGGTGCGCAGCGAAGTCCGGCGTCGCCGACCGCATCTGTTCCGAGCGGTGCTCTCGCACTCGCGCAAAGGCTACAGCGAAGTGGTCTGGCGACAGGACACCGAGACGGTGATCCGTTGCCTGGAAAACGCCTTCCGCGCCATCGGCGGGGTGCCGGCGACGATCGTGCCGGACAACATGAAGGCCGCGGTGATCGAGGCCGACTGGTTTGATCCGGAACTCAATCCGAAGCTGCGGGAGTTTTGCGCGCATTACGGCACGGCGTTGCTGCCGACGCGGCCGGCGAAGCCGGAGCACAAGGGCAAGGTCGAGGCCGGCGTCAAATATGCCCAGAACAACGCGCTCAAGGGTCGTGAGTTTGAGAGTCTCGCCGCGCAGAACGCGTTCCTCACCGACTGGGAGCGCACAGTCGCCGACACGCGCATCCACGGGACGATCCGCCAACAGGTCGGACGCTACTTCCTAGAAGCCGAGCGCGGCGCGTTGCGGCCGTTGCCGGCGAGCCTGTTCCCGTGCTTCGAGGAGGCGAAGCGCACGGTGCATCGCGACGGACACGTGGCGTTCCGCCAATCGTATTACTCCGCGCCGCCGGAGTATGTCGGCCGCGAGGTGTGGGTGCGGGCGGAGGCGCGATTGGTGCGAGTGTTCAACGTGCGCATGGAGCCGATCGCGGTGCATGCGCGAGCGGAGCCGGGACGCTTCGCGACGGCGGCGGCGCACCTGCACAGCCGCAAACGCTCCGTCGTCGAGCGCGGCGCCGAGTATCTGTTGGAACGCTGTCGGTTGATCGGCCCGCACACCGGCGCGTGGGCCGAGGGCATGTTCCGTAATCGCGGCCCCATCGGATTGCGCATTATGCAGGGATTGCTGGCGCTGGCGCGCGAGCACCCGGTGGCGGAGTTGGAACGCGCATGTGGTCGCGCCGTGCATCTCGGGCGCTGGCGCCTGCGTGAGGTGCGTGAACTCACCCAACCCGACGAGCACGTCGTGCAGATCGACTTCCTGCAATCCCACCCGCTCATCCGCGACCTGCGGCATTACCAGATCGAACCATGAACCAACTCCATCAACTCCTGCATGAACTCCGACTCTCCGGCTTGCGCGAGACGTTGTCCGTGCGGCTGCAAGAAGCCGCCGCCAATCGACTCGCACCCGAAGAGTTTTTGACCCTCGTGCTTCAGGACGAAGTCAACGTGCGCCAGCAGCGCCAGATCCAGCGTCGGGTGAAGCTCGCCGACTTCAACCGGCTCAAGCCGCTCGATGAGTTTGATTGGCGCTTCAATCCTTCGATCTCCCGCAAGCAGATCTACGAACTGGCGGCCGGGCACTTTATCCGCGCGAAAACCGACGTGCTGTTCATCGGACCGCCCGGCGTCGGCAAAAGTCACTTGGCCCAGGCGATCGGCTACGAGGCGATCAAGCAGGGCTTCGTCGTGTGCTATCGCTCGATCTTCGACCTCGTGCGCGACTTCCTCGCCGAGGACGCGCTCGCGCAGCGCGATCGCGTCCTGCGCGGCTACATCAAACCTGATCTGCTCATCATCGACGACATGGGCCTGCGCGCTTTGCCGAAGCACTCCGGCGAGTATCTGCTCGAAGTCATCATGCGCCGCTATGAAACGCGCTCCACGATCATGACCAGCAACCGACCGCTCGAAGACTGGGGCAAGTTGCTCCAGGACGTGCCCACCGCCGGCGCCGTCCTCGACCGCTTCCTGCATCACGCCACCGTCATCGCCATCACCGGCGAGAGTTACCGCTTGAAGGACGCCGCCGCCGGCAAAGTGAAGTCCAAGTGACAACCCAACCCCTCTCACCCCGCGCTCTCCCCAAGGAGAGCGAGCCCCTCCCGCGAACCGTCCCGGTTCGCTCCGCCAGCTCGCGTGCGAGCGCTTTAACCTTGTCCCACCTCACCGATCCTTCATGAGCAATCCACTCGCTTAGGGGTGGTGGCGTTTAACCCCGGCGCGCGTGGCGGCATTTAACCCCGGCGGTGACA contains:
- the istA gene encoding IS21 family transposase — its product is MNRIKVNLQQSIIVLAERGWSKRRIARELKVDRRTVDRHVAANAATNPALGSAGAGPPAGDDAGGEPNAATNPGVGSESWSNAASNPGVGSRPGPASRCAPYEASIREAVEAGLTAKRIHQDLRERGFAGGYSAVKLFVSRLRLTVELPHRRMECEPGAEMQFDFGQGAWVRSEVRRRRPHLFRAVLSHSRKGYSEVVWRQDTETVIRCLENAFRAIGGVPATIVPDNMKAAVIEADWFDPELNPKLREFCAHYGTALLPTRPAKPEHKGKVEAGVKYAQNNALKGREFESLAAQNAFLTDWERTVADTRIHGTIRQQVGRYFLEAERGALRPLPASLFPCFEEAKRTVHRDGHVAFRQSYYSAPPEYVGREVWVRAEARLVRVFNVRMEPIAVHARAEPGRFATAAAHLHSRKRSVVERGAEYLLERCRLIGPHTGAWAEGMFRNRGPIGLRIMQGLLALAREHPVAELERACGRAVHLGRWRLREVRELTQPDEHVVQIDFLQSHPLIRDLRHYQIEP
- the istB gene encoding IS21-like element helper ATPase IstB; the encoded protein is MNQLHQLLHELRLSGLRETLSVRLQEAAANRLAPEEFLTLVLQDEVNVRQQRQIQRRVKLADFNRLKPLDEFDWRFNPSISRKQIYELAAGHFIRAKTDVLFIGPPGVGKSHLAQAIGYEAIKQGFVVCYRSIFDLVRDFLAEDALAQRDRVLRGYIKPDLLIIDDMGLRALPKHSGEYLLEVIMRRYETRSTIMTSNRPLEDWGKLLQDVPTAGAVLDRFLHHATVIAITGESYRLKDAAAGKVKSK